The genomic interval TGTACTGCGCAATATCAGAAGCTTTTTGAGCTCGCACAACGCGTAAATAAGGCACTTTGAGCGCACTCCAAAAGGCATCATCGACCTCAAAATGAATCTGCGCCATATCCATTTTAGAGGCTTTACATGTAAGCTCAATTTCTTCTGGCGTTGCATCCACAAATAGCCCCATTTTCTTTACATGTAAAGGCAATTTCTCTGCAATGGCTTTCGCATTTTGAGGCGTTATGTAGCGAGGAGACTTTGGATAAAAGACAAATCCAAGCGCGTCTGCACCTGCATCTACCGCGCACAAGGCGTCTTCAAGATTGGTAATACCACAAATTTTGACCCACATTTTTAGACTTTTAAAGCATCAATAGCGCTTTTGTAATCGTTGGAGCCAAAAACATAATTACCAGCAACCACGATGTCAACACCTGCATTTGCAAGCGCTTCAATGTTGTGATTATTCACTCCACCATCGACTTCAATGAGTGTTTTTGCATTGCGTTTTAAAATCATCTCTTTTAAAATCGGTGCTTTTTCTAAAACACTGGGAATAAATTTTTGCCCGCCAAAACCAGGATTGACGCTCATTAAAAGCACCATATCCAAATCTTCAAGCAGATATTCAATGTGAGAAGGTGGCGTATGCGGGTTGAGAACAATCGCGGGAGAGATACCCAAGTCACGGATTTTTTGAATGAGACGGTGCGGATGTTTCTCCTCTTCAATATGAAAAGAGATGTATTTTGGTTTTAAAGGTGCAAAAAGATCGACAAAAAAAGTGTTGTTTTCAACCATCAAATGAATGTCTAGAGGCTTGGTAGAAGCCTTAGCTACCGCACTGACCACAACGGGTCCAATGGTGAGATTGGGAACAAAATGCCCATCCATCACATCCACATGTACCAAATCACAGCCTGCTTCACAAATCGATACGATCTCTTCTCTTAACCTGCCAAAATCAGCGGAGAGAATGCTTGGAGCCACTAACATCATCTAAACCTTTTAAAATCTATTTTAAGTTAAAAAGAGTGACAAAACCCGCACGAAACACGTTGTTCCGATGGGACGAAGAGCGAAGCTTCGGGTTCCTATCGTGAACAACTGTGTTGAGAAAGTGGTTTTGTCACTCTTTTTAATGAAATTGTATCAAAATTTATAATATTTTCGATATAATCTCAGGCTGCATTGAATTAAGCGTTTTTTTTGCTTGTTTCGTGTAGAATTCACGAAAAATTTTAAGGATATCAAGATGGCAAGAAAATGTGCTCTTACTGGAAAAGGCCCTATGGTTGGTAACAACGTAAGCCATGCTCACAACAAAACTAAAAGAAGATTCCTTCCAAACCTTAGAACTGTCCGTGTGACACTCGAAGATGGAACGACTAAGAAAATTAGAATTGCTGCTTCAACACTTCGCACGATGAAGAAAAACGGCTAAAATTTCTCCTTCACGGGGAAATTTTATGCGTGTTTTTTTTACGTTGCCACCCACTTTCACACCAAAATCCTAAAGGATTTACCCATGTTTACCATTCTCCCGCTTAAAAATGGACTTGATAACGTAGCTGGTTTTTTCTGCCAAGGCGTTCACGCAGGTTTTAAACCAAACGGCAATAACGATGTTGCGTTTATTCGCTCAAACGAACTCTGTGATGTTTCTTCTGTTTTCACTACCAATGTCTTTCAAGCCGCACCCATTAAGCACTTTTTACGTTACCCCAAAGGATTTCAAACCAATTTTATTTTGATGAACGCTAAAAATGCCAATGCCATGACGGGTGAAAAAGGGATTGAAGATATAGAGACCCTTTTTGGTAAACTCAAAATGAAATTTCCTTCGATTCAGAACCCAATTATGAGCTCAACGGGTGTGATTGGCTATCGTCTCAATGTGGAGAAACTCTCAACCGCGTTTGATCTTTTTGATTTTAACGCCAAAGATTCGCACGCAACCGCATCAGCGATCATGACAACCGACAGCTTCAAAAAAGAGCTCTGCTTTAAAGTCCTTTTAGACGATGGTCGTTTCTTTCATATTGCCGCGATCTGCAAAGGTGCGGGCATGATCAACCCAGCAATGGCAACGATGCTTTGCTTTATATTGACGGACGCAAACATTCCTAAGGCCGATATGGATGAACTTTTACCCCCAGCGATTGAGCATTCGTTCAATGCGGTCAGTGTCGATGGTGATACCTCAACCAACGATACCGTCTTACTTCTAAGCTCAAAACAGAGTGGTGCTTACCATGAAGAGGCGTTTAATGAAGCCCTTTGCATGATCACGAAGGAGCTGAGTTTAATGCTCGTACGCGATGGCGAAGGCTCAACTAAAGTGGTCGCTTTTGAAGTCAGTGGCGCGAAAAGTGTTGCTGAAGCAGAACGTGCGGCTAAAGCTTTGAGTAACTCTCTTTTAGTAAAAACGGCGCTTTTTGGCGAAGACCCTAACTGGGGGCGTATTGCTTCCACGATTGGTGCGAGTGGCATTACATGTAACGAAGACACCCTTGTGATTCACTACGATGATGTCTTAATTTACTCAAAAGATCAACGCTCACTCGATGCAGAAGCAGAGAAAAAAGCAGCAGCGGTTATGAAAAAAGAGTCGTTTCGCATTCACTGTGAACTGGGAATGGGCGAGGAAAATTTTACGGCATACGGCTGTGATTTAGGACATAAATACGTTGAGATTAATGCGGATTATAGGACTTAGCCCTTAAATTAAGCACTTTTTGATACAATAAAATAAATATACAAGGAGTTATCATGCTACACGAATACAGAGAAGTTATCTCAAAACTTAAAGTTGACAATGCACACTTTGCTAAAATTTTTGAAAAACACAATGAGCTTGACCAAAAAATTGCGGATATCGATGAAGGTAGAGAGCATTTGAGTGATGCAGATCTTGATGTACTCAAAAAAGAGAAACTAAGACTAAAAGATGAAGCATACGCAATGATCGTTGCGTACAAAAAAGAGAATAACCTCTAAAAAACCTGTTTGGGCTTAAAAGCCCAAACTTTCCACATTAACCACTTTCCCTCGACTGTTTTCTTTACAAAATTCTACAATCTTTCCATGAAATCGTGCAAAAAGTGCAGGTATTGCAATCTCTTTGCCATAAAGGTGATCGACTTTAGCCTGATTGCTTACAATTCCCTCTACCATCCACTCTTGCAGTGCGCCGTACGATTCAAAACTGTATCCAAAGGACGCTAAGAGTCGTGCCGTATACGCATCAACGACCATAGCTTCTTGCTTGCACGCATAACAGAGTATCGAATCCGCACTCTCTTCGCCAATCCCTTTTTGTTCCAACAACCACTCACGATCAACCGTTTCGCAAAACACCTCAAAAGAGTTAAACGTTTTAAGAATGGCTTTGGCTAAAAGATGTAGATTTTTAGCTTTCGTGTTGTAAAAACCACTGGGTTTAATGCAGGTTGAAAGTAAGTCAAGATCAAGTGTAACAAGTGTTTCCAAGCTATCAACGCCTGCTCTTTCCAAATGCGCCATGCTCTCTTCAACCTTTTCCCATTTGGTTTGTTGGGTTAAGATGGCACCTACAATCACCCAAAACGTGCCAGAACGCGGCCACCACAAAGGATCGCGCATGGTTTTAAGATAGCCTTGATTTTTAAGGGCGACCAAAAGATCAAAACTATTCATGCACGGCTCGTGCGATAATGCGCTCTTGGTCATCAAATACACGCAGTTTAAATGCCTCAACACATTTGCCCTTTTCGATTTCTATGATGACCATCTGCAAAATCTTTTTACATTTTTTTGGAATTTCTAAGGAAGCTGGAAGTCCCGTGAGAAACCGTTTGAGTGGAGCGGCCTTATCCATGCCTATAACGCCATCACGTGCCCCGCTAAGCCCTACATCGGTTACATAGCATGTTCCATCCACAATTTGCAGATCGTCTGTTCCTACGTGCGTGTGGGTACCTAAAATGGCACTCACGTTTCCTTTTAAAAGCATGTGCATCGCCCTCTTCTCAGAAGTCACTTCCGCATGAAAGTCAATAATGATGCTCTCAATACCTTCAGCTCGAAGTTCATCGACAGCTTTTTGCGCACGCAAGAAAGGATTTTCAACCATCGGCATCCCATAATGTCCCATCACATTGATGATCGCGACCTTTTCTTCCTTTACATGTAAAACGCTCACCCCTTTTCCAGGTACACCTTGCGGGTAGTTCAGCGGTCGTAAAATGGGCATCACATCCAAAAGCGGGATAATCTCTTTTTTATCCCACGAATGATTTCCACCCGTGAGAATATCCGCACCATAGGAGAAAAGCTCTTTGGCATGTTGCGCGCAAAGTCCAAAACCATGGCTGGCATTTTCGCCATTGGCAATCACGAGATCTAACCCAAACTCTTGACGAAGTTTGCGAAGGTGAATTTCAAGCATACTGCGCCCAGGACGGCCTACAATGTCTCCAATAAAGCCTATTTTCATGCTTTGCCCCTTAGCTGTACGAGCACGGTTGCGATGACATCATCATCGTCACGACTGCGTGATTGCAATGTTATCTTTTTCTCATCTTCGTATTTGATCGTAATGTTTTGCGCATAATTGGAAACGAGTACAACGTTCTGCCCTGTGGCTAAAATCTTGATCTCGATCAGCTCTAAAAACTGTTTTGTTGGAACATCAAGCTTGCCAAAACGATCCACCATCTCTTCTTCGATCTCTAAGACATCATGAATGCTTCCACACTTGCTCAGACGTCTGTAAAGCTCCAAGCGTACGCGATCTTCGGGAATGTAACTGTCGCTGATAAACGCGCTGATCGAGAGCTTGATGTCCACTTCACGTGAAGCAATCGGTGTTTTTCCCATCAAAGAGTTAATCGCATCTTCGAGCATTCGCAAATAGAGTGAATACCCAATGTTTTTAAGATGCCCACTTTGAGCCTCACCGACCAAGTTACCGCCACCTCTGATCTCAAGGTCGTGGTATGCTAGGATGGAGCCACTGCCCAGATACGAATTAGATTCGAGTGCGATCAGACGTCTTTTAGCTGACTCAGAGAGCTCTTCTTTATCTTTCACCAAAAAGTAGCAAAAACCTTGACGGCGAGAACGTCCCACACGACCGCGAAGTTGGTGAAGATCTGCCATACCAAAATGATCAGCCGAATCGATCAGAATCGTATTCACATTGGGAATGTGAATGCCTGATTCGATGATGGACGTGCTCAAAAGCACATCGTACGCCTTCTCTTCAAAGTGCAACATCTCTTTTTCGGTCACCGTCGCGCTAATTTCTGAGTGAAGCGTTAAGATGCGAAGATTGGGCATCATGGAGAGCAACTCTTTGCGTTTAGCTTCGATGGTCGCGATGCGATTGTGAACAAAAAAGACTTGACCGCCGCGTCTCATCTCACGGATAATCGCCTCTTTAATCACCTTGGCATCGTACTCTTTGACAAAGGTTCGCACATCTTCTCTGTCGTTGGGAGGTGTGAGCAGTTGGGAGTACTGCTTGATGGAACTCAGCGCCATATTAAGACTTCGAGGGATTGGCGTGGCACTCATGGAGAGAATATGAACGTTTTCACGGAAATTTTTAAGCTTCTCTTTTTGCTTTACGCCAAATTTATGCTCTTCATCAACCACGACAAGCGCTGGATTGAACAGTTCGACTTCAAAAAGGGAATGCGTTCCCACACACACCTGCAAAGCGCCACTTTTAAGCTCTTTTAAAATGACCTGCTTTTGTGCCGCGGTCGTAAAACGATCGAGTTGTGCTACTTTGATGTTGTACTTGGCAAAACGCGAGGAGAGGCTTTTAAAGTGTTGCGAACATAAAAGCGTGGTAGGGGCAATTAACAGGGCTTGAAAACCATTGCGAATGGTCGCAAAAATGGCATTCATCGCGACTTCTGTTTTACCAAAACCGACATCACCACTTAAAAGCCTGTCCATCATTTTACCGCTTTTAAAATCGCTCAGAATTTCGCCAATGACCCGTTTTTGATCTTCGGTATACGCAAAACCAGCGTCGGCTTCAAACTGAACCATCTCGCCCTCTTCCATTGCAAGACTAAGTCCATCCACCATCTCACGCTTGGCGGCAATGGCGATAATTTCGCTGGCAATTTCCAACAGTCGCTCTTTGGTTTTGGCTTTGAGTTTTTGGAAACTCCCTTTTCCAAGACGATCGACACTGACCAAACCGCCGCTTTCACCGATGTAACGATCGATTACATGTAAATTCTCAACGGGCAATAAAAGCTTGTCATCGCCCAAATATTCGATCAAAACAAAATCTTTGGTCGCACCAAGCACGATCGCTTGGGTTAACCCTTTAAAAATACCGATACCGTAGTTTTCATGCACCACATAGTCGCCATTTTTCAGCTCATCAAGGACGATATTGGCACGTTTGCGTTTGATTTTCGTCGTAGGCTTATTGAGAGAGAGAATGATCTCTTCAGCGTTCATAATGTTTACAATGCGCTCACTTTGAATCCACTTTACATGTAAAGAATCCACATCCACCATGCGAAGCAACACTTCGTTTCGAGCTAAAATCGTAATCTTTTTGGCTTGATGGAGTTCTAAAAATGTTTTGATATTGCTAGGCGCAATTTCGCGGTACTGTTTTGCTTCAGGGATGCAAGGAAGATTGTGAAGTTTTTGGGCCCCTTCTTCATCAAACAGGGCAATTTCACCCAGCTCTTCGAGCGCATCTGCACTCAAATAGGTTTTAAAACTCTCCGTATAAACCGCACCACTCTCGCCCAAAACCCAGAGTCCAAGGGAGTGAATGTCTTTGGTAAAGCTATCACTTTTAAGCGAATCAATACGCTTTTGCATCTGTGTATGACGCTCTTCATCAAGGGCAAAAAGGGCAGGAAAAAGGGTATAGCTCTCCAACTCTTCTTTCTCACTTTTTTGGCTTTCACAGTCAAAAAAACGAATGCTCTCTACTTCATCATCAAAAAGGCTGAGACGTAATGCTTTTTCACTATCGGGAGGAAAAACATCAATGATGTCACCCCGAATGGAGATTTCACCTTTGCCTTGCACCACATCGACTGCAAGATAACCCCAGTAAAACATCTGCTCACGAAAGCGCTCCAGATGCAGACGCATCCCAAATTCTAATGAAAACGTACTAAAAAGTTCAGCTTTGGGCAGGGGTGTTAAGAGGGTTCGAATCGGGGCAATTAAGATCTTTTTGCTGGAAGGATCTTTGTAGTACGCATGCAATGAGCGTAAAAGCTCCACCATCTCTTCATGAAAGGAGAGCAGATCATCGCCCATGTTGGCTCTAAGATCGGGTAAGAGATAGCTTTTTTTACCTAAAAACAGAGCGACTTCAGAGGCTAAGAAAGCCTCTTTTTCGCCTTTAACACCTAAAAGTTGGAGGTCATTTTTGGTCTGAAAAAATTCATAACACGCAGCTTGTAACAATCAATCCCTTTGCTCTTCATACGTCAGTGCTTCCACACTTTCCGTTTTAATTTTGCTTTCGCCCTCAAAGATGGCTTTGGCTTCAATGACAAGCTCTTTGGAGATCACTTTTCCCAAAAACTTGCCACCCTCTAGCACTTCAACATTGTCACAATTCGCATTGCCTTCAAAAAGACCGTTGATAATCAAACGGCTTGCATTAATCTCGCCACTAATGCGCCCTTGTTTTCCAATGGTCACAATGCTATCAGAGAGTACTTTTCCAATGATTTCACCGTCTACATGTAAACGTGTTTTGCAATTAAAAATGCCCTCAATTTTGGCTCCACTGGCTACGATGGTTGTTTCGGAAGCGGGTACTGCGTATTGATCAGCTTTATTAAAGATTCCCATGTGACTCTCTTCTCCTTTTTAAAGATTTCTGCAAAGTTAGACCCGCGCCATTTTAAAAATGTCTCAGGATTAAGGATGCGCCCAATAAACTTTATCTCATAATGCAAATGTGGTCCCGTTGACATACCACTGTTTCCAGAATAAGCAATCAAATCACCTTTTTTAACAAATTGTCCCTCTTTAACAGCAATTTTATTTTGTAAGTGTGCATAATAACTCTCAAATCCATAATTATGACTGAGAGAGACTACATTCCCATAGCCACTGTTCTGATTATACTGAATAATTTTAACAACACCATCCGCTGGTGCTAAAATAGGAGTTCCAACGGGAGCACGAAGATCAATGCCTGCATGAAAAATACGCCGTTTTAAAATAGGATTTTCGCGCCAACCAAAGTGAGAAGAGATATCGCTATACGCCATCACATCGCCACTAGGGATGTTATCAAAAAAAGTTTTTTGCTCCATGACCGTGACATCAATCTCTTCAAGCCTACTATCAAGACTCTCCTCTTCATTAATACGAAGACCAATCAATTCTTCCACATTACTGATTTTATCGCGAATGTTCTCATACTCTTGTGCTTTTTCAGAAATTTTGGCTTGAAGATCCTCATTTTGGAGAATAAGCTCATTGCGTTCTGCTATGGCACTCTCTTTTTTTGCCTCCAAGGTAGAGACCTCTTTCATCAAAAACAAGATGACAAAGCTTCCAATCAAAATAGACAAAGCAACGAACAGTGTAAAATAGAGCAAAAATTTCTTAATCAACTGATGCAATAAAAAATGTCGTGAACCATTCACATCGGAGATCGTGACGGTAAATTTATTTTTCACATAAACCCTTTAAAAATGCTTCCACAACCGAAAAAGAGCCAAAAACTAAATACTCTTTATCGCTCAAAATAGTCTCAAACGAAGCGATAGGAAGTGCTAATGTTTTCGCAACATCGTACAAATCAGCTTGATTTGCGGCCCTTGGACTCTCGATCTTAATCACTAAAATCGCTTCAATAATTGGTTTTAAAACCTCTAAAATAGTTTTAAAATCTTTATCTTTATAACTATTATAGACCAAGAAAACCTTTTTTTCGCCTAAACTCTCCACCAGCGCTTTCGCTGCCATCACATTGTGCCCGACATCCATCAGCACATTGGGCAAAATTCTCTGACATCGTCCTTGCAAAATCGTCGGAGAAAACGTTTCAAGATCACAATCATACCCAAGAATGGTTAATGCACAAAGGGCTGTTTTAAAATTTTCCTGTAAATAAAGTGGCAGTTGATGCTTCATTCCATAATCAATCAAAGCTTCGAGGTGAGGTTTATCAAAAAAGGTTTCGACCTCGTAAAGTTGGCTTTGAAGTTCTTGGGATTTTGCGTGTGCAATAGGCACAACTTTCGCATCATACTGCTTCGCTAAGACGATTATGCCCGTAGCACTGTTGATCTTCGTTTGAGCGATCTCTTCGATGGTTTCACCCAAAAACGCTTGGTGATCAAGCCCAATTGGAGTGATGATAGAAAGGCATTTTGGAAAGACATTGGTCGCATCAAACTCACCACCAAGCCCTGCTTCCAAAACAACAAAGTCACACAGGGGAGAGAAAATAACCATGGCGAGTAGTGTGGTGTATTCAAAGTACGAGAGCGATTGGGCTACCACAGGATCAAGCCAAGAGAGAAGTTTTTGATGCGCTTCTTCAAGGTGTTCTTCATCCACATCGTTTCCATCCAGCCAAATGCGTTCATTAAAGTGAAGAATGTGTGGTGACGTATAGTGTCCTACATGTAAACCATTTTCAAAGAGCATGTGTGCTAAAAAACGCCCCGTTGTCCCTTTTCCATTGGTGCCAACGAGGTGAATTATTTTAGGAAGCGTAAAATGAGATGCGATGCGCTCATAAGCTTTGGGCATACGCGCATAATCAATCTCATCGTAAAAAAGCGGTTTGGTCTCTAAAAAAGCGTGTAAATTCATTACAGAACAGGCATCACTCGATTGCGCCCTGCCTCTTTGGCTTTGTATAAAAAGGCATCGGCAGTACTGAGCGTTTCATCTTTAGATTTTTGCTGTGAGCGTTGAGAGACACCACAACTGACCGTGACATCGATACGCTCATTTTTGTAAAGGAATTTAAACTGTTCCACAATAGCACGAATTTTATCGGCAAAATGAATCGCATGCGCAAGATCGGTACTCGGAAGAATCACTAAAAACTCCTCTCCACCATACCGTCCAACAAAATCAACTTGACGAATGTATTTGCGCAAAATCTTACCTACGGTGGAGAGAATCACATCACCTGCTTCATGTCCGTAGGTGTCATTAACCACTTTAAAGTGATCGATGTCGATAAAACAGAGGGTATAATCGATTTTATAGCGCATAAACGCATCTTCCACACGACTCATCTCATTGGCAAGGGCGCGTTTGGTGGCTA from Sulfurospirillum multivorans DSM 12446 carries:
- a CDS encoding bifunctional folylpolyglutamate synthase/dihydrofolate synthase, which gives rise to MNLHAFLETKPLFYDEIDYARMPKAYERIASHFTLPKIIHLVGTNGKGTTGRFLAHMLFENGLHVGHYTSPHILHFNERIWLDGNDVDEEHLEEAHQKLLSWLDPVVAQSLSYFEYTTLLAMVIFSPLCDFVVLEAGLGGEFDATNVFPKCLSIITPIGLDHQAFLGETIEEIAQTKINSATGIIVLAKQYDAKVVPIAHAKSQELQSQLYEVETFFDKPHLEALIDYGMKHQLPLYLQENFKTALCALTILGYDCDLETFSPTILQGRCQRILPNVLMDVGHNVMAAKALVESLGEKKVFLVYNSYKDKDFKTILEVLKPIIEAILVIKIESPRAANQADLYDVAKTLALPIASFETILSDKEYLVFGSFSVVEAFLKGLCEK
- a CDS encoding YdcH family protein encodes the protein MLHEYREVISKLKVDNAHFAKIFEKHNELDQKIADIDEGREHLSDADLDVLKKEKLRLKDEAYAMIVAYKKENNL
- the mfd gene encoding transcription-repair coupling factor codes for the protein MLQAACYEFFQTKNDLQLLGVKGEKEAFLASEVALFLGKKSYLLPDLRANMGDDLLSFHEEMVELLRSLHAYYKDPSSKKILIAPIRTLLTPLPKAELFSTFSLEFGMRLHLERFREQMFYWGYLAVDVVQGKGEISIRGDIIDVFPPDSEKALRLSLFDDEVESIRFFDCESQKSEKEELESYTLFPALFALDEERHTQMQKRIDSLKSDSFTKDIHSLGLWVLGESGAVYTESFKTYLSADALEELGEIALFDEEGAQKLHNLPCIPEAKQYREIAPSNIKTFLELHQAKKITILARNEVLLRMVDVDSLHVKWIQSERIVNIMNAEEIILSLNKPTTKIKRKRANIVLDELKNGDYVVHENYGIGIFKGLTQAIVLGATKDFVLIEYLGDDKLLLPVENLHVIDRYIGESGGLVSVDRLGKGSFQKLKAKTKERLLEIASEIIAIAAKREMVDGLSLAMEEGEMVQFEADAGFAYTEDQKRVIGEILSDFKSGKMMDRLLSGDVGFGKTEVAMNAIFATIRNGFQALLIAPTTLLCSQHFKSLSSRFAKYNIKVAQLDRFTTAAQKQVILKELKSGALQVCVGTHSLFEVELFNPALVVVDEEHKFGVKQKEKLKNFRENVHILSMSATPIPRSLNMALSSIKQYSQLLTPPNDREDVRTFVKEYDAKVIKEAIIREMRRGGQVFFVHNRIATIEAKRKELLSMMPNLRILTLHSEISATVTEKEMLHFEEKAYDVLLSTSIIESGIHIPNVNTILIDSADHFGMADLHQLRGRVGRSRRQGFCYFLVKDKEELSESAKRRLIALESNSYLGSGSILAYHDLEIRGGGNLVGEAQSGHLKNIGYSLYLRMLEDAINSLMGKTPIASREVDIKLSISAFISDSYIPEDRVRLELYRRLSKCGSIHDVLEIEEEMVDRFGKLDVPTKQFLELIEIKILATGQNVVLVSNYAQNITIKYEDEKKITLQSRSRDDDDVIATVLVQLRGKA
- a CDS encoding M23 family metallopeptidase, which encodes MKNKFTVTISDVNGSRHFLLHQLIKKFLLYFTLFVALSILIGSFVILFLMKEVSTLEAKKESAIAERNELILQNEDLQAKISEKAQEYENIRDKISNVEELIGLRINEEESLDSRLEEIDVTVMEQKTFFDNIPSGDVMAYSDISSHFGWRENPILKRRIFHAGIDLRAPVGTPILAPADGVVKIIQYNQNSGYGNVVSLSHNYGFESYYAHLQNKIAVKEGQFVKKGDLIAYSGNSGMSTGPHLHYEIKFIGRILNPETFLKWRGSNFAEIFKKEKRVTWESLIKLINTQYPLPKQPS
- the rpe gene encoding ribulose-phosphate 3-epimerase, which produces MLVAPSILSADFGRLREEIVSICEAGCDLVHVDVMDGHFVPNLTIGPVVVSAVAKASTKPLDIHLMVENNTFFVDLFAPLKPKYISFHIEEEKHPHRLIQKIRDLGISPAIVLNPHTPPSHIEYLLEDLDMVLLMSVNPGFGGQKFIPSVLEKAPILKEMILKRNAKTLIEVDGGVNNHNIEALANAGVDIVVAGNYVFGSNDYKSAIDALKV
- the rpmB gene encoding 50S ribosomal protein L28; amino-acid sequence: MARKCALTGKGPMVGNNVSHAHNKTKRRFLPNLRTVRVTLEDGTTKKIRIAASTLRTMKKNG
- a CDS encoding TIGR00282 family metallophosphoesterase, giving the protein MKIGFIGDIVGRPGRSMLEIHLRKLRQEFGLDLVIANGENASHGFGLCAQHAKELFSYGADILTGGNHSWDKKEIIPLLDVMPILRPLNYPQGVPGKGVSVLHVKEEKVAIINVMGHYGMPMVENPFLRAQKAVDELRAEGIESIIIDFHAEVTSEKRAMHMLLKGNVSAILGTHTHVGTDDLQIVDGTCYVTDVGLSGARDGVIGMDKAAPLKRFLTGLPASLEIPKKCKKILQMVIIEIEKGKCVEAFKLRVFDDQERIIARAVHE
- a CDS encoding phosphoribosylanthranilate isomerase, with translation MWVKICGITNLEDALCAVDAGADALGFVFYPKSPRYITPQNAKAIAEKLPLHVKKMGLFVDATPEEIELTCKASKMDMAQIHFEVDDAFWSALKVPYLRVVRAQKASDIAQYKGLIRLVDAYVDGFGGSGKQIDLSWFETMDCDNIILAGGLSPENVAQIKPLGFYGVDVSSGVERNKGVKDHDKVSAFIQRAKA
- the argJ gene encoding bifunctional glutamate N-acetyltransferase/amino-acid acetyltransferase ArgJ, with the protein product MFTILPLKNGLDNVAGFFCQGVHAGFKPNGNNDVAFIRSNELCDVSSVFTTNVFQAAPIKHFLRYPKGFQTNFILMNAKNANAMTGEKGIEDIETLFGKLKMKFPSIQNPIMSSTGVIGYRLNVEKLSTAFDLFDFNAKDSHATASAIMTTDSFKKELCFKVLLDDGRFFHIAAICKGAGMINPAMATMLCFILTDANIPKADMDELLPPAIEHSFNAVSVDGDTSTNDTVLLLSSKQSGAYHEEAFNEALCMITKELSLMLVRDGEGSTKVVAFEVSGAKSVAEAERAAKALSNSLLVKTALFGEDPNWGRIASTIGASGITCNEDTLVIHYDDVLIYSKDQRSLDAEAEKKAAAVMKKESFRIHCELGMGEENFTAYGCDLGHKYVEINADYRT
- a CDS encoding bactofilin family protein, coding for MGIFNKADQYAVPASETTIVASGAKIEGIFNCKTRLHVDGEIIGKVLSDSIVTIGKQGRISGEINASRLIINGLFEGNANCDNVEVLEGGKFLGKVISKELVIEAKAIFEGESKIKTESVEALTYEEQRD
- a CDS encoding 3-methyladenine DNA glycosylase; protein product: MNSFDLLVALKNQGYLKTMRDPLWWPRSGTFWVIVGAILTQQTKWEKVEESMAHLERAGVDSLETLVTLDLDLLSTCIKPSGFYNTKAKNLHLLAKAILKTFNSFEVFCETVDREWLLEQKGIGEESADSILCYACKQEAMVVDAYTARLLASFGYSFESYGALQEWMVEGIVSNQAKVDHLYGKEIAIPALFARFHGKIVEFCKENSRGKVVNVESLGF